CACCGCGACCTGGAGGTTGGACGGTGCGTTGCCCGTCCGGCCGGAGACGGTGACCGAGGAGGTGACCGCCGCGCCCCGGTCCGGGATCGACACGTCGGCGGCGTTCTCGAAGGACGTGCCGCCGCCGCCTCCGCCGCCGGAGCGGGCGCCGACGTTGATGCCCGCCCACGCGTCCTGGACCGCCTTGTACTCGGCGCTGTCCGTGCCGTAGAGCTCACCGGTGGCCGCGAGGGTGCCGGTGCGGGCGCCCGCGTAGTTGGTGGTCGAGGTGAACTTCGTGGTCAGCGCGCGGAACCAGATCTTCTCCGCCTTGTCCCGGCCGATGCCGGTGACCGGGAGGCCGTCCGAGGTGGGCGAGTCGTACGTGACACCGTTGATGGTCTTGGTGCCGCTGCCCTCGCTCAGCAGGTAGAAGAAGTGGTTCGCCGGGCCGGACGAGTAGTGCACGTCGATCGAGCCGATGCCCGAGTACCAGGCGTCCTTGGACGCGCCGTCCTTGCTCGGCTTGTCCATGTAGCGCAGCGGCGTGCCGTCGCCGTTGATGTCGATCTCCTCGCCGATGAGGTAGTCACCGACGTCGGAGGAGTTCTTCGCGTAGAACTCGACGGTCGAGCCGAAGATGTCGCTGGTGGCCTCGTTCAGGCCGCCGGACTCGCCGGAGTAGTTGAGGCCCGCGGTGTTCGAGGTGAGCCCGTGGGTCATCTCGTGCGCGGCCACGTCGATCGACGTCAGCGGGTTGGCGTTGCCCGAGCCGTCGCCGTAGGTCATGCAGAAGCAGCTGTCCGACCAGAACGCGTTGACGTAGTTGTTGCCGTAGTGGACCCGGGAGTACGCGCCCACGCCGTCGCCGCGGATGCCGGAGCGGCCGTGCACGTTCTTGTAGTAGTCCCAGGTCAGGGCGGCACCGTAGTGCGCGTCGGCGCCCGCGGACTCCAGGTTGGACGGGGTGCCGTTGCCCCAGACGTCGTCCGGGCCGGAGAACAGGGTGCCGGTGCCCGAGGTGCCGCGGTTGAGGTTGTACGTCTTGTGGTTGCCGCGGGCGCCGTCGGTGAGGTTGTACGCCGACCCGGACTGGGTGGTGGTGAGGTCGACCGTGCCGGAGTACACCGTGTTGCCGGTGCCGGTCTCGATCGCCTCCCACTCGTACAGCTTCTCGCCGCTGGTGGCGTCGGTGACCACGTGCAGTTCCTGCGGGGTGCCGTCGTGCTGGAAGCCGCCGACGACCGTCTCGTAGGCCACGACCGGCTTGCCGCTCGCGGCCCAGATCACCTTACGGGGCTCGCGGTTGATGCCGGGGCTCTTGGCCTCGTCCGCCTTGCCCGCGGACAGGGCCTGCTGCCGGGCCTTCGCGGCGGGCACCGCGGCCTTCGTCGTGGCGGGCTTGACGGCGGCGCGACTGGCCTTCACGACGGCCGCGGTGGCGTCCGCCTTCGTGCCCTGGACGACCAGGTCACCGCCGAGGACCGGCAGGCCGTCGTAGGTGCGCTCGTAGCGCGTGTGCACGGTGCCGTCGCGGTCCTTCAGGACGTCACGGACGACCAGCTTCTCCTTGGCGCCGAGGCCCAGGTCCTTCGCGGTCCTGGCCTTGGCGGCGTCGGCCTCGCGGATCAGTGCGGCGCGCTGGGCGGGGGTGAGCTTGACCGACTCCGAGCCGGGGTTCGCCTTGCTCGCGGCCGACGGTGCCTTCTCCGGGGCTGCGGTGGCGGTGCCGCTCTGGACGGCGGCGGCGATCAGCGCGGCGACGCCGGCGAGGGCCACGGCCGCGGTGCGGCGGGGGGTGTGGGGAGTGCGTCTGTGGGAGGTGCCTCTTCGCGAGGAACTGCTTCTCAACACTGACTCCTTCTGCGGGACCGGGGGTCGCCCGGCCTGGGGAGGTGGAGGTGTTGCTGTGGGGTTTCTGTGGAGCAGTCGTGGGAAGCGTGGCAGGCGAGCGCGCTTTCTGTCAGGACCGCGTCAACACAATGGCCGGAAACGGTTCGTTGACCGGAAGTTCATGTTCGTTATGCGGACGCTTCGCGATCCTCGGGCAGGTCCCCGTGCCAGGAGTGCCACAGCGCCGCGTAGGCCCCGTCGGCCGCCACCAGTTCGTCGTGCGTGCCGAGTTCGGTCAGCAGGCCGTCCTCCATCACGGCCACCCGGTCGGCGTCGTGCGCGGTGTGCAGCCGGTGCGCGACGGCGATGACGGTGCGCCCTTCGAGGACGGCGGCCAGGGCCCGCTCGGTGTGCCGGGCGGTCGTCGGGTCGAGCAGCGCGGTCGCCTCGTCGAGGATCAGCGTGTGCGGGTCCGCCAGCACCACCCGGGCCAGGGCGAGTTGCTGGGCCTGCGAGCCGTCGGTACGGCAACCGCCCTGGCCCAGCGGGGTGTCAAGACCCTGCGGCAGCCCCCGCACCCACGCGTCGGCACCCACCACGGCCAGCGCCTCCCACAACTCCTCGTCCCGCGCCGCCGGTTCGGCGATCCGCAGATTGTCGCGGACCGAGCCCAGGAACACATGGTGCTCCTGGGTGACCAGGACGACCTGGCGGCGCAGCCGCTCCGGCCCCAGCGCGACGACCGGCACTCCGCCGACGGTCACCGAGCCGGCGGTCGGCGCGTCGATGCCCGCCATCAGCCGGCTCAGCGTGGTCTTGCCGGCACCGGACGGCCCGACCATGGCCAGCCGCTCCCCGGGCCGCACCGTCAGATCGACGCCACGCAGTACCTCGACGCCCCCGTCGTACGCGTAGCGCACCCCGACGGCATCGATGCGGTCACCGTCCGGATCCGGACACTCGCCCTCACCGGCGGCGCGCGGCGCCCGGGCCAGTCCCTCCACCCGGGCGAACGAGGCGCCGCTGCTCTGCAGTTGCTCGACCCGGACCAGGATCTCGTCCAGCGGATTGCTCAACTGGTGCAGATACAGGGCCGCCGTCACCACCGCCCCCAGACTCATCCCACCCGAGGAGTGCAGCGCACCGCCGATCACCAGCACACCGGCCACGGGCAGGACGTACGACACCTCCACCGCCGGGAAGAACACGCTGCGCAGGTAGAGCGTGTGGAAGCGGCTGCGGCGGGACGTCTCCAGGGCCTCCCGGCTCGCGGCCTTGCGCTGCCTCTCCAGACGGAACGCCTCGACCGTACGGGCACCGGACGCGGTCGCCGCGAGGATCTCCGCGACGTCGGACGTGGCCGCGCCCTCGGCGAGATAGCCGTCCCGGGCCCGGCGCAGGTACCAGCGCAACGCCAGTTGGACCGGGGTCAGTCCGAGCACGCCGACGGCGCCCAGCA
This is a stretch of genomic DNA from Streptomyces hawaiiensis. It encodes these proteins:
- a CDS encoding ABC transporter ATP-binding protein; translated protein: MTRTHLPVAARRDVRRAMLDLVRADTRAFTTVLGLNALAALAGLAGPWLLGRMIDDVGAGRGVEAVDRLALALLLCALAQLLLARWARYVGHRFGERTLARVRERFVDRALALPASVVERAGTGDLTARGTSDVTTVGNTLRDAGPVLLINLVQCLFLIGAVFLLDPLLGAVGVLGLTPVQLALRWYLRRARDGYLAEGAATSDVAEILAATASGARTVEAFRLERQRKAASREALETSRRSRFHTLYLRSVFFPAVEVSYVLPVAGVLVIGGALHSSGGMSLGAVVTAALYLHQLSNPLDEILVRVEQLQSSGASFARVEGLARAPRAAGEGECPDPDGDRIDAVGVRYAYDGGVEVLRGVDLTVRPGERLAMVGPSGAGKTTLSRLMAGIDAPTAGSVTVGGVPVVALGPERLRRQVVLVTQEHHVFLGSVRDNLRIAEPAARDEELWEALAVVGADAWVRGLPQGLDTPLGQGGCRTDGSQAQQLALARVVLADPHTLILDEATALLDPTTARHTERALAAVLEGRTVIAVAHRLHTAHDADRVAVMEDGLLTELGTHDELVAADGAYAALWHSWHGDLPEDREASA
- a CDS encoding M4 family metallopeptidase — encoded protein: MRSSSSRRGTSHRRTPHTPRRTAAVALAGVAALIAAAVQSGTATAAPEKAPSAASKANPGSESVKLTPAQRAALIREADAAKARTAKDLGLGAKEKLVVRDVLKDRDGTVHTRYERTYDGLPVLGGDLVVQGTKADATAAVVKASRAAVKPATTKAAVPAAKARQQALSAGKADEAKSPGINREPRKVIWAASGKPVVAYETVVGGFQHDGTPQELHVVTDATSGEKLYEWEAIETGTGNTVYSGTVDLTTTQSGSAYNLTDGARGNHKTYNLNRGTSGTGTLFSGPDDVWGNGTPSNLESAGADAHYGAALTWDYYKNVHGRSGIRGDGVGAYSRVHYGNNYVNAFWSDSCFCMTYGDGSGNANPLTSIDVAAHEMTHGLTSNTAGLNYSGESGGLNEATSDIFGSTVEFYAKNSSDVGDYLIGEEIDINGDGTPLRYMDKPSKDGASKDAWYSGIGSIDVHYSSGPANHFFYLLSEGSGTKTINGVTYDSPTSDGLPVTGIGRDKAEKIWFRALTTKFTSTTNYAGARTGTLAATGELYGTDSAEYKAVQDAWAGINVGARSGGGGGGGTSFENAADVSIPDRGAAVTSSVTVSGRTGNAPSNLQVAVNIVHTYIGDLKVELVAPDGTAYTLKGYGTGGSADNLDTTYTVNASSEVANGAWKLRVQDNAARDTGYINSWKLTFP